From one Flavobacterium kingsejongi genomic stretch:
- a CDS encoding ABC transporter permease yields MIRYFLYKFGYALLTLFGVVTVIFFLFTVLPGDPARMMLDQNENSEQLAIIKKKYGFDQPVSRQYLYYLNDLSPLSLHSTTRGDYTYLSPGKYNAQPLFTIKKTIVALKTPYLRESFQKSGKKVTAIIGNTLPNTVLLALFAIIIAIVVGIALGIVSALYKDTILDRMIALVSSLGMSIPSFFSAILFAWFFGFLLHRYTHLNMTGSLYEVDDFGEGSFIQWKNILLPAIVLGIRPLGVVIQLMRNSLLETLGQDYIRTARAKGLSEFTIIRKHALKNSLNPVVTAISGWFASMLAGAVFVEYIFGWNGLGKEIVEALNTLDLPVIMGSVLVIATTFVFINILVDIIYAYLDPKVRLSE; encoded by the coding sequence TTGATACGCTATTTTCTTTATAAATTCGGTTATGCCCTGCTCACCCTTTTTGGTGTGGTTACTGTGATCTTCTTTTTGTTTACAGTCCTGCCCGGAGATCCTGCGCGCATGATGCTGGACCAGAATGAAAATTCGGAACAGCTTGCCATCATCAAAAAGAAATATGGCTTCGACCAGCCGGTTAGCCGACAATACCTGTATTACCTGAATGACCTCTCCCCGCTTTCCCTGCACAGCACGACACGGGGTGATTATACTTATCTGTCTCCCGGAAAATACAATGCACAACCGCTTTTTACTATTAAAAAGACAATCGTTGCGCTCAAAACACCTTACCTGAGGGAGAGCTTTCAGAAAAGTGGTAAAAAAGTCACCGCGATCATTGGGAATACGCTGCCGAATACTGTGTTGCTCGCCCTGTTTGCGATAATTATTGCCATAGTCGTCGGCATTGCGCTCGGGATTGTCTCTGCCCTGTATAAGGACACTATATTGGATCGTATGATTGCGTTGGTCAGTTCACTGGGGATGAGCATTCCTTCTTTTTTCAGTGCTATTCTTTTTGCCTGGTTTTTTGGCTTCCTGCTGCATCGCTATACCCACCTGAACATGACAGGAAGTTTATATGAAGTCGATGATTTTGGGGAAGGCTCTTTTATCCAGTGGAAAAACATACTCTTACCCGCAATTGTACTGGGAATCCGCCCTTTGGGTGTTGTAATCCAGCTGATGCGAAATTCACTGCTTGAAACCCTGGGACAGGATTACATCCGTACTGCTCGTGCCAAAGGGCTGAGTGAATTTACAATTATCCGAAAACATGCTTTAAAAAACTCCCTCAACCCGGTAGTTACGGCTATTTCAGGCTGGTTTGCCTCCATGCTTGCCGGAGCTGTTTTTGTAGAATACATTTTCGGATGGAACGGATTGGGAAAAGAAATTGTCGAAGCCCTGAATACGCTGGACCTTCCGGTAATCATGGGATCGGTACTGGTCATTGCGACTACTTTTGTCTTTATCAATATCTTAGTTGATATTATATATGCCTATCTCGATCCAAAAGTACGACTGTCGGAGTAA
- a CDS encoding BT_3928 family protein, producing MKILTHFSRIFVGILFIISGLIKLNDPVGFSYKLQEYFSAEVLNLEFLIPFSLGIALFVVIFEVVLGVMLLIGFKPKFTMWSLLLMIVFFTFLTFYSAYFNKVTDCGCFGDALKLTPWQSFTKDVILLVFILILFFNIKLIKPFFKEAGVTLIVFASYTLCLVFAYYVLNHLPLIDFRAYKTGTNIQSAMTVPEGAPKSVYEMVFIYKINGVEKEFTEKEINNVPEGAEFVDRKDKLITQGYVPPIHDFSIEKDGTDYTEEMLNTPKLILIISYDLEKAREKGLAKAEVFAKTAEAKGYKVIGMTASTPQTIEKIKKENNLTFDYYFCDATALKTIERSNPSIVVLEKGTIVDKKHWNDIDQIILK from the coding sequence ATGAAAATACTTACCCACTTCTCCAGAATATTTGTCGGAATATTATTTATTATTTCAGGGCTGATTAAGCTGAATGACCCGGTTGGTTTTTCCTATAAGCTACAGGAATATTTTAGCGCTGAAGTATTGAACCTGGAATTCCTGATTCCGTTTTCGCTGGGTATTGCCCTTTTCGTTGTCATCTTTGAAGTGGTTTTAGGCGTGATGCTCCTTATTGGCTTTAAGCCCAAATTTACCATGTGGAGCTTATTGCTGATGATCGTATTCTTTACTTTTCTGACGTTCTACTCTGCTTACTTTAATAAAGTGACCGATTGTGGCTGTTTTGGCGATGCGCTGAAACTAACGCCATGGCAATCGTTTACCAAGGATGTGATCTTATTGGTATTTATCCTCATCCTGTTTTTCAACATCAAACTTATCAAGCCTTTTTTCAAAGAAGCGGGCGTTACCCTGATCGTATTTGCAAGTTATACGCTTTGCCTTGTCTTTGCTTATTATGTACTGAACCACCTGCCACTGATTGATTTCAGGGCCTATAAAACCGGAACCAATATCCAGTCGGCGATGACTGTGCCGGAAGGTGCACCCAAATCTGTGTATGAAATGGTTTTCATCTATAAGATCAATGGGGTGGAAAAAGAATTTACCGAAAAAGAAATCAACAACGTTCCCGAAGGTGCCGAATTCGTAGACCGTAAAGACAAACTGATCACTCAGGGATATGTACCGCCAATCCATGATTTTAGCATTGAAAAAGATGGAACGGACTACACGGAAGAAATGCTAAACACTCCAAAACTGATCCTGATTATTTCCTATGACCTGGAAAAAGCACGGGAAAAAGGATTGGCTAAAGCCGAAGTTTTCGCTAAAACAGCGGAAGCGAAAGGCTACAAAGTAATTGGAATGACTGCTTCTACTCCACAGACCATTGAAAAAATAAAAAAAGAAAACAACCTGACTTTCGATTATTATTTCTGTGATGCTACCGCCTTAAAAACAATTGAACGGTCCAATCCCAGTATTGTAGTATTGGAAAAAGGGACTATTGTAGATAAGAAACACTGGAATGATATCGACCAGATCATTTTGAAATAG
- the tpiA gene encoding triose-phosphate isomerase: MRKKIVAGNWKMNNTLQETENLLNELISKKPTESNAKIVVAPTFVNLQTAVTKTAGTGIIVCAQNAHQAENGAFTGEVSVGMLKSIGVQTVILGHSERRAYFGETNAILAQKVDTALKHNFTVIFCFGEELSDRESGNHFSLVESQIKEGLFHLAELDWKNIVLAYEPVWAIGTGITASSDQAQEMHAFIRTLLRTNVGNKIAEETSILYGGSVKPDNAVEIFSKPDVDGGLIGGAALKADDFIAIVNAMR; encoded by the coding sequence ATGAGAAAAAAGATTGTTGCCGGAAACTGGAAAATGAACAATACTTTACAGGAAACAGAAAATTTGCTTAATGAACTGATTTCTAAAAAACCTACAGAAAGCAATGCTAAAATAGTAGTAGCACCGACCTTTGTAAACCTGCAGACGGCCGTGACTAAAACTGCCGGAACAGGAATTATCGTATGTGCACAAAACGCACACCAGGCTGAAAATGGGGCTTTCACCGGTGAAGTATCGGTAGGGATGCTAAAAAGCATCGGTGTTCAAACTGTAATATTAGGACATTCTGAAAGACGTGCTTATTTTGGTGAAACCAATGCGATACTGGCACAAAAGGTCGACACTGCCTTAAAACATAATTTCACAGTAATTTTTTGCTTCGGTGAAGAATTGAGTGACAGAGAATCTGGTAATCACTTTAGCCTGGTAGAAAGCCAGATTAAAGAGGGATTATTCCACCTGGCAGAACTGGACTGGAAAAACATTGTACTGGCTTACGAACCGGTATGGGCTATTGGAACCGGAATTACTGCTTCTTCCGACCAGGCACAGGAAATGCATGCTTTTATCCGTACTTTATTACGTACGAATGTAGGCAACAAAATCGCGGAAGAAACATCAATCCTTTACGGTGGTAGTGTAAAACCGGACAACGCGGTAGAGATTTTCTCTAAACCGGATGTTGATGGTGGCCTTATTGGTGGTGCAGCCCTTAAAGCAGATGATTTTATTGCTATCGTAAACGCGATGCGCTAA
- a CDS encoding TlpA family protein disulfide reductase has translation MKKLLLLPILLLAFIATSHAQETTFETAGLENKMIALDGKEIAFKDILQKHKGKTIVIDVWASWCPDCIKGMPKVKELQEEFQKNTVYLFLSMDKNADAWKKGIEKYEVKGEHYLVTDGMKGIFGKSIKLDWIPRYMIVDKKGKIVLYKAIVADDEKLITTLKNLK, from the coding sequence ATGAAAAAATTACTGTTACTTCCTATTTTACTACTGGCGTTTATCGCCACTTCCCATGCGCAGGAAACCACTTTTGAAACTGCAGGCCTGGAGAACAAAATGATTGCCTTAGATGGCAAAGAGATTGCATTTAAAGACATCCTGCAAAAACACAAAGGCAAGACGATTGTAATCGATGTATGGGCTTCCTGGTGCCCGGATTGTATCAAAGGGATGCCGAAAGTAAAAGAACTGCAGGAAGAGTTCCAGAAAAACACGGTTTATCTTTTCCTTTCTATGGATAAAAATGCTGATGCCTGGAAAAAAGGAATTGAAAAATATGAGGTCAAAGGAGAACATTACCTCGTTACGGATGGCATGAAAGGTATTTTTGGCAAATCTATCAAACTGGACTGGATCCCACGCTATATGATTGTTGACAAAAAAGGTAAAATTGTACTGTACAAAGCAATTGTTGCCGATGATGAAAAATTGATTACTACTTTAAAAAACCTAAAATAA